In Zingiber officinale cultivar Zhangliang chromosome 1A, Zo_v1.1, whole genome shotgun sequence, a genomic segment contains:
- the LOC122038101 gene encoding ADP,ATP carrier protein 1, mitochondrial-like produces MADQVNQPTVIQKTAGPLHFRPRISQDAQARNRSLYRPNLYERQFMTANHIYGGFQKPSIHAYTSSNQSPAFTSVSPVFAHAPSEKGFAGFAIDFLMGGVSAAVSKSAAAPIERVKLLIQNQDEMIKAGRLSEPYKGITDCFGRTIKDEGILSLWRGNTANVIRYFPTQALNFAFKDYFKRMFNFKKDRDGYWKWFGGNLASGGAAGACSLFFVYSLDYARTRLANDSKAAKKGGERQFNGLVDVYRKTLQSDGVAGLYRGFNISCVGIIVYRGLYFGMYDSLKPVVLTGNLQDSFFASFALGWLITNGAGLASYPIDTVRRRMMMTSGEAVKYKSSLDAFSQILKNEGPKSLFKGAGANILRAVAGAGVLAGYDKLQLIVFGKKYGSGGA; encoded by the exons ATGGCAGATCAGGTTAATCAACCGACTGTTATTCAGAAAACTGCAGGGCCGCTCCATTTTAGACCCAGGATTTCTCAAGATGCACAGGCTCGCAACCGCAGCTTGTATAGACCTAATTTATATGAAAGACAGTTCATGACAGCAAACCACATTTATGGAGGATTTCAGAAACCATCTATACATGCCTACACTAGCAGCAACCAGTCACCTGCCTTTACATCCGTCTCACCGGTTTTTGCTCATGCTCCTTCGGAAAAAGGGTTTGCAGGCTTTGCAATTGATTTCCTTATGGGGGGAGTTTCTGCTGCAGTTTCCAAATCTGCTGCAGCGCCTATTGAACGTGTGAAACTGCTGATCCAGAACCAAGATGAGATGATCAAGGCTGGTCGTCTCTCTGAACCTTATAAGGGAATTACAGATTGCTTTGGCCGTACAATTAAAGATGAAGGTATTTTATCTCTATGGAGAGGAAACACTGCCAATGTCATTCGTTACTTTCCCACTCAG GCTTTgaactttgccttcaaagactACTTCAAGAGGATGTTCAATTTTAAGAAAGATAGAGATGGCTACTGGAAATGGTTTGGTGGCAATCTTGCTTCTGGTGGTGCAGCCGGTGCCTGTTCCTTGTTCTTTGTGTACTCTTTGGACTATGCCCGTACACGTTTAGCAAATGATTCCAAGGCTGCAAAGAAAGGTGGAGAGAGGCAATTCAATGGTCTGGTTGATGTTTACAGAAAGACCTTGCAATCAGACGGCGTTGCTGGACTCTACAGAGGATTCAATATCTCATGCGTGGGGATTATTGTCTACCGTGGTCTTTACTTTGGAATGTACGACTCTTTGAAGCCAGTGGTTCTTACTGGAAATCTGCAG GATAGTTTCTTTGCAAGTTTTGCCCTGGGTTGGCTGATCACCAATGGTGCTGGCCTCGCTTCTTATCCCATCGACACTGTCCGAAGAAGAATGATGATGACCTCCGGTGAAGCCGTCAAGTACAAGAGCTCTTTGGACGCCTTCTCTCAAATACTGAAGAACGAAGGCCCCAAGTCCCTGTTCAAGGGTGCCGGTGCCAACATCCTCCGGGCCGTCGCCGGTGCTGGTGTGCTTGCAGGCTATGACAAGCTGCAGCTGATTGTTTTTGGAAAGAAGTACGGCTCCGGTGGCGCTTAA
- the LOC122038099 gene encoding serine--glyoxylate aminotransferase-like isoform X2: MDFVYGPGRNHLFVPGPVNIPEPVIRAMNRNNEDYRSPAVPALTKTLLEDVKKIFKTTIGTPFIIPTTGTGAWESALTNTLSPGDKIVTFLIGQFSLLWIDQQKRLNFDVNVIESDWGQGANLDVLASKLQTDWSHSIKAVCIVHNETATGVTNNLAFVRKLLDEYRHPALLLVDGVSSICALDFRMDEWGVDVALTGSQKALSMPTGMGILCASPKALEATKTAKSLRVFFDWNDYIKFYKLGTYWPYTPSIQLLYGLRASLDLIFEEGLDNVIARHNRLGKATRLAVEAWGLKNCTQKEEWFSDTVTAVVVPSYINSSDIVKRAWERYNLSLGLGLNKVAGKVFRIGHLGNLNDVSYRLPCF, translated from the exons ATGGACTTCGTCTATGGACCTGGGAGGAACCACCTCTTTGTTCCAGGACCAGTTAATATTCCTGAGCCAGTGATACGTGCAATGAACAGGAATAATGAGGATTATCGCTCACCTGCAGTGCCTGCATTAACAAAGACTCTTCTAGAGGATGTTAAGAAGATCTTCAAGACGACTATTGGAACACCATTCATTATCCCAACAACAG GTACTGGGGCTTGGGAGAGTGCACTTACTAATACTTTATCGCCTGGTGATAAGATTGTGACTTTTCTCATTGGACAATTTAGTCttctttggatcgatcaacaaaAGCGCCTTAATTTCGATGTCAATGTTATTGAGAGTGATTGGGGACAAGGTGCCAATCTTGACGTATTGGCTTCTAAACTGCAAACTGATTGGTCTCACTCAATCAAGGCTGTGTGCATTGTTCACAATGAGACAGCAACCGGCGTTACCAACAATTTGGCATTCGTAAGGAAATTGCTTG ATGAGTACAGGCATCCTGCACTGCTCCTTGTTGATGGAGTCTCATCGATATGTGCTCTCGACTTCCGCATGGATGAGTGGGGAGTCGATGTCGCTTTGACTGGATCACAGAAGGCTCTTTCAATGCCTACTGGGATGGGAATTCTGTGTGCCAGTCCTAAAGCTCTCGAAGCCACTAAGACTGCTAAGTCTCTTAGAGTTTTCTTTGACTGGAATGACTACATAAAGTTCTACAAACTGGGAACTTATTGGCCCTACACACCTTCCATCCAACTGCTATATGGACTTAGAGCTTCCCTTGATCTCATATTCGAAGAGGGTCTTGACAATGTGATAGCCCGGCACAACCGGCTCGGAAAAGCAACAAG ACTTGCAGTTGAGGCTTGGGGCTTGAAGAACTGCACACAGAAGGAAGAGTGGTTCAGTGATACTGTCACTGCTGTGGTAGTTCCCTCTTACATTAACAGTTCGGATATCGTGAAGAGAGCTTGGGAGAGATACAACTTAAGCTTAGGATTGGGCCTCAACAAAGTAGCAGGCAAAGTGTTCAGGATAGGGCATTTGGGCAACCTTAACGATGTATCCTATCGATTACCTTGCTTCTAA